In the Neodiprion virginianus isolate iyNeoVirg1 chromosome 2, iyNeoVirg1.1, whole genome shotgun sequence genome, ATCCCTGTACAGCCATAGGCAAGCTCTTCCGCCACCATGCAACCGTCAAAAATACCACATTCTAATCCTCCTGGAATGTACCAAAAGCCATTTAATGTATCACATGTCATGGCTATTTTGGCATATCGCAcgattttcgtttcaatcTCGAAACTTCTCGTTATCGGGTAATGCTTTTTCCCTAATATATCTATTGGACCCACATGTCAATAAGtaattcataaaatatttgatatcGCTTCGATGCTCCCATACAAGCCTCCAAATGTAAAGTAGAACAATATGTAATTACTAAGTAAGATAACCCACCAAGAAATCAACACTGATATTAATGATACGATGAATGACGTCCAACTCCCTTCGGCATGAATCCATATATCAGCTCAAGAACAATGAATTGCGATGGAATGTTACATTCACAAATGCCACTTACTCCTAATTTTGTGGATCCAATGCCACTAGCAATACCAGAGCATCCGTATGCAAGTTCCTCTCCAATCATACAAGAATCAAACGTATTCATTCCAATACCACCTGAATGTCAAATTAGTACTGTATACAATGTTACAACATTGTTCCATCTATTGCTATGCAATGAGCAACAAGTACTATGCTCATAATTTCCTATCGATAGTATTCTGTTTGTTTTGTTAACATAAGAATTCATAACATTGAAACATAAGATTGATTCAGTATAATAAAATGACTGAGGACATAAAAGTATAGTCGCCATGATAATGTGATGGACTGAACGTCACGGAAAGCCTGCAGAACTGTCGTAAGTATTAATTAACACTTTGTAGAAAGTAACTATGTCAACTTATATAATTTGGTAACAATCGGAAATCCACAAAAAGCTGAAAGAGGATGAACTAACGAGCCTGGATGAAACGGGCTGACTGCTCCATAAGCTTGgatcaaatttttaagaattctttttcatctccgGCAGGAACTTACTCCTAAGTCTGTGGATCCAAGACCACCAGCTATACCAGAACATCCGTATGTGAATTCCTCACCAACCAGACACGTCTCAAAAATACCTATTCCCATTCCTCCTGAAGATTCAATTGTAATTGAAAGTGACCGTATTAATTTGGCTTTGAGAGAGAGCAAATTGGTTGTATAATTGTACGATTCCATGTTGATTCCTCATTCCCAATTAAAAATTGAGTATGAAGTAGATACTTCTTTTGATCTTCTGTTTTATTTGACTGTGGTAAACTATcagcaattattattatgtaatgTACAATTTCGTATAGTTGTAAAAACGATTCATTGCGGTATTTTGGCATATGTTAGGATACAGCACAGGAATTGATGTTGAGAAATGCCGTTTAATTGTAGTCTGGAtgaatattttgcaaaaaaaaaaaaggaatgcAGATATTTAAACGAACACAAGTTTTAGAattcgaaaagaaatttaactTTCGTTATACCACATACAAAAAAACTTGTATCTGATCTTGAACAAGTGTGTGAATTCTCacattttaaataaaattttcaaccatccATGGTAAACCAACATCAAAATATACTTAATCTTCTGATACATTATCAAACATATGGTTCAAATATCTTGACCTTGTTattgttcaaatattattgttttagCATGACAAATCATTGATTAACAGATATCTTGCAGAGCGATCAGTGTACTACTATTCTGATTAGATAAATATTACTGCAAAACAGATTGGGGCACGTGTAATTATCAGAGATATAAAATAATCGCACATCACTATGGGTTAAAGTTCAAAACAAACTTACCATcctaattatttcaatttggaATTAGCAGTTGTTCAAAAGGTTCAAGATTCAATATATTAAATGGTTGAAACGCTGAACGTTTATCCGAATGGAAATAATAATGGGATTATACTATGCCAGATGTATTGGAAAAACTTTGAACTGTGTACAAACAGTATTTGTCAGAATCGATACGAATCGATAGATTTGTTATCAAATTTGTAGAgaaattggttgaaaaaactTGTGTGGTATATGTTGCTTCAATTGTCGTTCATTTGGATGCCTCCAGCTTCAAATACACGAAATATCATATCATCGGAAGAAAATTCTTAGCCAAGGATATTTTGAACATACCGCAATGCTGTGGAATGTGTCCGTTCATGAGTCCCAAACCCCAGGCTTTCTTGACAATTTCCCATGGGAATTTTCCAGTTCTATCGTGCTCCGCAGCTACAGGAATTATTTCTTCTCTTGTGAACTTCCTGGCAAGTTCCTGCATTTCTCGCTGCGTCTCAGAAAGctctgaacaaaaaatataacaacatTGCTTCGGCACTAATTCTGTACTCAGAATTTAAGTAATcagaacagttttattttcttcgtagAAAGTAATGCATATGCAGCTTGACATTTTTGCCATTGGATTACTCATAATACTAAACTgttaaaatataatgtaattaatGTCAAAATTTAATACTAACGGAAATTGTAGCCATTTGGTACTGCAGCTTGAGAAGAAAAGGACCTGACTGCTGCTTGTCTCACTGACCTACTAATCACCTGCAATTAGACGAACAAATGAAGGAAAATAGTTTGGAATATCTGATGACGATGCAATTATCCCTACTAATATTTTAAACCGTGCGTACAGTCTTGAATATTAGTGAAAGCACACAACGTTCGACGGGGAAATTATACCTGGCTCAAAGACATCCTGAACATAAACGAGTCGATCGACGCTGGAGAAACGATTGAGGTGAGAGTCCAGCTACAACAGTTCAAAAGTTTTGAAACTCGAATGGACTTTAACCCAGAGATAAATACAATCAGCGGACAACGGTGATGGCCTACAATGACCAGTTTTCCATCTGGAGCTAAATACGTATGTAAACTGGTATAACCCAGTATAACCAGAATTGGATTGGAGCAATCTCTTGTATCGAGGCTGTCATTGGTTAATTCATTTGAACTTGGCCGGATTTAGCACTAGATGGCAACGCAGTTGATAACCAAGTATCACATTTGGCAAGAGCATCCAATATACCGCTAAGCGGTGAAAAGCGCGCCTTTTAAAAGTAGAATGCTTGTACTTAATGCGGAGCAATAAGTACCTTGGAATAAGTGAATGAGATGTAGTGAAATACAAGTAAAAATCAAGTAATTTCTACGGAAACATGTTAAAATAACTTTTATATCTGATGCATGAAAGTCTAAGCTGTCTATCCAATTGTCCGTTTAACGCATCGGGGAGTTTTTAGAGCTGGCAGCTGATTTCAGAACGCACCCTTAGCTACGTCGATTTGTAGAGCTTACAAACACGCGGTATATTTGAGAACTCGCGTTTCGGCCAATCGAAACTCGCGGCTTGTGGCTTGAGCTGGGTCGAGCATCGATCGTACACTGCCATCTAGAAGATCTTTGTAAGGGGTAAACgtcaaaatcgaataaatagTCGTCTGCAGTGGCAGACGTCATAATACACGACAGATGAGTAGAGTGGGGTGCGAGCAAGTGTCAATTTGATTATTGTTGTCGGTTTGATATAACAGTGCGGATTACAGTCTGTTATTTACTACCGATGATTGAGAAATTacgcttaaaaatttttgcgggTGCCACGGGGAGGCGAGAAGGGCCACCCTTTTAATTTCGGGGAAGGAATGACGCTGGAAGACCCCTTCTTTGTCGTCAAGGAGTAAGTTCACAAAATGGGGCTGACgttatcaatattttctttgttttctatACCTCTTTTATTCACACTTCAGCTCAGATACGCTGTTGCATCTGATATACTGTCAAATCAcctggtttatttttttctaaacaacAGGCAAAATTGTCATTCATCATTTACTATGTTTGTCAATACACGCGTTTCATGTGTGAGAATCTATTTAAATATCTCGGAATAAATTGCAGCAcacgttttaaattttcgtaaaccgatatgtaaaattacaaaaattatttttgtcgtTTCTTCGTGTTCAAAATGTATCTTAGCATTATATTTCGCTaatgttgttaaaaaatagCTGCGCTGCTTCTTGACAAAAAACGAATAATCATTATCAATTGTCTTCGTTAATATTGAATAAGGTCGCATAGTGTATACTCTGTGGATTTGCAACAATTTATATTCGTATTATTCTTACTATTATCGTCATTTACAATCCTACAACTTATACCCTGCacttaattattaaacatattaatcgaaaattcatatgttcacaatatttgaaacgaGAAATAGATCAAGAGTATcaactgtgaaaaattttgtaaatatattgaataaatgtCAACAATGTTTCGTATTCGAATTCGAACCGAAAcacagtaaaatattttaattggtTTCTTTAATAGATACACGGGTTGGAACcgatgtaaataaataatttccaatGAAGCAAATTTATGGAAGAATCAGAAAGTTACATGGCTACGAtctgtttgaataatttaagtaatttttatgtagtaaaattttgtaaggatgtaaaacaaaaagttGTCGTTTAGCGAGGTGTGCAAGGCTCTAAATAAAACACGAGCATTATACGGGCGTTGGACAGAGTTACAAGATGGGTCGAATGCAACAACAACTCCAACTGTAGTCGGAGGACTTCCGGTTTCGCGTGAAGAACTTGAGTGGACGACCACGGAATTGCGGAACGCTCTCAGGTCCATCGAGTGGGATTTAGAAGATTTAGAGGATACGATCTATATCCTTTTACTATTCTATGCTTTAACCTCGTGAAATTGTgtgtcaataataaaaaaaaaataagcaacaactttatgtatattaattttcacgGTTTATTATCGACGAAAATTCTTAAACGTCAGATGAAGCTTTATTAGATGTTTATTAGCGTTCGCCGTCATGCCTGTAAAGTGCAATTcagcacaaaaaaaaaaaaacttgtctGTCATAATTTTTGCGTAATCGACAATAACGCGCCGAAAATTGtattgatattgaaaatcaagTAAGTTGAAccataaattaattattgaaaatattttacaatatttttgctCTTGTCATAACCTTACAGGGAAATCGGGAATAGGCTAAGTTGAGAATAAACGTTTGTCTTTACTGATACTATTTCCTTCACAATATTCTGCACGTTGACAACATGTTTACACCATTCAAAGCTTAGCAAATATGTAAGCCTTAACTTCACACATACGTATCGTAGAAAAGAATCcaaacaaatttaaaatcgATAATAAGGAATTAACCATCCGAAGAAACTTCATAGAACAGACTCGTGAGATGGTTAAGGTGAGGTTGTGCAGTTAAGGACTAAcgtttttctaaaatttccaTTACCAACATTACATGACTCATCCTTCCATACTTCTAATGCACAATTGAGAGCCTCGTTCATTTTTTTAgattatgaaagaaaaaatgaatgtaaGCAGAGGACGAGACCGTGATCATACCGCGAGACAGGTCAGTATTCTTAACTGAAAACAAAGTATTGAAtgcaaaaagaaattattcgttGATTTGTTAAGATTGTGCAATGAATGAATCCATAAAACTAGGAAGAAAAGTTGTTTATACCTGATTTTTACAGCCCCTGCTGGACAACAGTCCAGCAAGAGTTCCCGTCACTCATGGAACAACAAAGTACAGTAAGCTGGAAAATGAAATGGACAGTCCTAACCGGCAGTTCCTTGCGGACACGCTACAGCAGCAAAGCACAATGATGCATCAACAAGACGAGCAGCTAGATATGATTGGAGAAAGTATTGGTACCCTGAAAACCGTCTCTCGTCAGATAAATACAGAGTTAGACGAACAAGCTGTGTAGGTCTGACactgtatttaaaaaaaaacaaattcaataaGAAGTTAATATTTGATGCTAGTATGACAGTTCACAAGTAGCAAAGTTTCCTTAatggaatatttaattttttaaatacttccAGAATGCTAGATGACTTTGGAAATGAGCTGGAAGTAACAGACTCAAAATTGGATGCGACAATGAAGAAAATGGCAAAGGTCCTTCACATGAGCAATGGTAACTATAACAATTACATTCCTGCTCCCACCACCTCATCGTCTACAGCATCCGACCTTATTTCTAAGCCTTCCTCTTTATCCTCTTTATCTAGTACCTTAACAAACTGTTTCTTGTGTTCCGCAGAATAGGACATTGGTAATAGTGTTCTAGTCATGTAAACATCAGCTACCAATCCGTGTAATTCCTAATTCTCAAGTTGATGTTGGTTtgatttaacaaaaaatttcaatttgaacgaaacatttttcaacaaagtttgaaaaccaaataatattgtaataacaGCAGCTTATGTTTACAcaattaatatacattaaCCAGTTCAGTCAGTGCAGTATCACTTTgcacaattttaatttttgtttagtGCATCGCAAGGTCAGAGAGAAAAATACGTGCAATTTAG is a window encoding:
- the LOC124298671 gene encoding syntaxin-6 isoform X1; this translates as MTLEDPFFVVKDEVCKALNKTRALYGRWTELQDGSNATTTPTVVGGLPVSREELEWTTTELRNALRSIEWDLEDLEDTICIVEKNPNKFKIDNKELTIRRNFIEQTREMVKIMKEKMNVSRGRDRDHTARQPLLDNSPARVPVTHGTTKYSKLENEMDSPNRQFLADTLQQQSTMMHQQDEQLDMIGESIGTLKTVSRQINTELDEQAVMLDDFGNELEVTDSKLDATMKKMAKVLHMSNVHRKVREKNTCNLAKSDNLNQLRAGWINDMTLRVYSLQRISLIKWYFPRL
- the LOC124298671 gene encoding syntaxin-6 isoform X2, which gives rise to MTLEDPFFVVKDEVCKALNKTRALYGRWTELQDGSNATTTPTVVGGLPVSREELEWTTTELRNALRSIEWDLEDLEDTICIVEKNPNKFKIDNKELTIRRNFIEQTREMVKIMKEKMNVSRGRDRDHTARQPLLDNSPARVPVTHGTTKYSKLENEMDSPNRQFLADTLQQQSTMMHQQDEQLDMIGESIGTLKTVSRQINTELDEQAVMLDDFGNELEVTDSKLDATMKKMAKVLHMSNGNYNNYIPAPTTSSSTASDLISKPSSLSSLSSTLTNCFLCSAE
- the LOC124298671 gene encoding syntaxin-6 isoform X3; this encodes MTLEDPFFVVKDEVCKALNKTRALYGRWTELQDGSNATTTPTVVGGLPVSREELEWTTTELRNALRSIEWDLEDLEDTICIVEKNPNKFKIDNKELTIRRNFIEQTREMVKIMKEKMNVSRGRDRDHTARQPLLDNSPARVPVTHGTTKYSKLENEMDSPNRQFLADTLQQQSTMMHQQDEQLDMIGESIGTLKTVSRQINTELDEQAVMLDDFGNELEVTDSKLDATMKKMAKVLHMSNDRRQWVAIGVLTAILVLLIILFIIK